The DNA window ATTTTTTTCATGTGATCATCCTTTCCTATCTGATAGGTGTTTTGAAAAATCCCAACTCGTTTGAAAAAAATTTCGAATATACACAAAAAATATTCCATAAAATAGAAATAGTGGAAAGTTGACTTGATCCAAAGCTGCATTGTATATATCCTTGATAAGAAGACATAACTTATATCGTAACAATTAAACCGTTTTTCCAAATCTGAATTTTGCAACAGTTAAATTATATCAAATTTAAATCAATCTATTACCACTGCTTTAACTTAAATGAAAATAAAAGTAGGTGAGAAAAATGAAAATAAAAAACATACATGTCGTTGGGGCAGTTATTAAAGACGGTAACAAAATCTTGTGTGCACAACGTGGAATGGAAAAAAGTTTGCCTGGTTTATGGGAATTTCCAGGAGGCAAAATAGAAGAAACTGAAACGCCACAAGCAGCGTTGCGAAGAGAAATCCAAGAAGAAATGCATTGCCAAGTAGAAATTGGTGAACAAGTAGAACATACGGTGTATAAATACGACTTTGGTATTGTTCACTTAACTACGTTTTACTGCCAATTAGTCGAAGGAACTCCAGTATTAACAGAACATATAGCAATCGAATGGTTAGAAGCGCACGAACTCGAGCAGCTAGAATGGGCGCCAGCAGATATTCCAGCGATACAAAAACTAAAACAGTATGCTTAAGTTTAGAGATATAAAATTGGCTGAAAGAAAAGCGGGGGATAGGTATGAATTTTCTTCAGAATTTAGAAGACTCTCTATATAAAGGGTTTATCGACCAAGCAAAACCAAGTGGTGAACGTTTCAAGCCAACTTTGCTGATCAATAATACGAAAACAAATGACACTGTGTTGAATTCCATTACAGAAGAGTTAGATAGCTGTCAATCATTTCTCTTTTCTGTAGCATTCGTGACAGAAAGTGGCTTGGCGACCTTAAAAACGCATTTATCGGATCTTGACCGAAAAGGAATCAAAGGAAGAATTTTAACTTCGACTTTTTTAAATTTCAATCAGCCTAAAGTATTTAAAGAACTTATGAAAATCAATAATGTGGAAGTCAGGTTATCGAACATAAAAGGTTTTCATTCAAAAGGTTATATTTTTTCACATGAAACGCATCAGACGTTAATTGTCGGCAGTTCTAATTTAACGGCACAAGCCTTGCAAGTGAACTATGAGTGGAATGTCAAATTGAGTTCTCATGAAAACGGAGAATTGGTCCACCATTTTTATCAGCAATTCGAAGAGGTTTGGGAAAGTGCACAACCACTAACAGAACAGTGGATTACAAACTATGAACAATCTTATGTACCGATTGAATACCGCAAAGAATTAAAAAATATAGCTGAATTTCCCGAAGTGTATACTGAAAATCCGTTAAAAGAAGCCATCAATATCAAGCCGAACAAAATGCAAGAAGCTGCTCTTCAACAAATACAGTCAGTACGTGAAGCTGGAAATGACAAAGGTTTGGTAATTTCGGCGACGGGGACAGGGAAAACTTATCTATCTGCTTTTGACGTCCGAAGTTTTGCTCCAAAAAGAATGCTATTTATCGTTCACAGAGAACAAATTCTTCAAAAGGCAAAGTCGGACTTTATTCGAATACTGGGCGGAGTGGAAAGTGATTTTGGAATTCTTTCAGGAAATTTGAGAGAAACGGATGCGCGTTATTTGTTTGCGACGATTCAAACCATTTCAAAAGAAGCGACGCTCAATCAACTAGATCCGCAAGCTTTTGACTATATTTTGATTGATGAAGTACATAAAGCGGGAGCTAAGTCGTATCAGAAAGTCATCGAGCATTTCCAGCCGAATTTTCTCATGGGCATGACGGCAACACCGGAACGAACCGATGATTTTAATATATATGAGCTATTCGACTATAACGTTGCGTATGAGATTCGCTTACAAGAGGCATTAGAAGAAGACATGCTTTGTCCGTTTCACTATTTTGGCGTAACCGACGTTGAGTATGAAGAAGGCGTGATTGACGAAGCGACCGTTTTTTCGAAATTGATAACAGAAGAACGAGTCGATCATCTTCTGCAAAAAATCAATTACTATGGACATTCAGGTGAAAAAGTGAGAGGGCTCATGTTCTGTAGCCGAAAAGAGGAAGCTATCAAGCTTTCAGAAGAATTGAATCGTAGAGGGTTAAAGACGGTAGCATTGACTGGCCAAAATTCGCAAGAAGAACGAATTTTACACGTTGACCGGTTAGAGAATGGCATCATTGATTATATTTTAACTGTCGATATTTTTAATGAAGGAATCGATATTCCGAGTGTCAATCAAGTGGTTATGCTAAGACAAACACAGTCTAGCATTATTTTTATCCAGCAGTTGGGCCGTGGTCTTCGCAAGCACGGATCAAAAGAATTCGTAACCATCATTGATTTCATCGGTAACTATAAAAATAACTACCTCATTCCGGTCGCGTTGTCAGGTGAGCGTTCACAAAACAAGGATAATATTCGCCGCCGAATGAAAGACACTAGCTACATCAGAGGGATTTCCACAGTGAATTTTGAAGAAATTGCGAAAAATCGTATTTTTAGTTCTATTAGTCAAAGTAAACTAGTCAATATAAAAATTTTAAGAGAGGCTTATTTTGAATTGAAAAATCGACTAGGGAAAATTCCTCGATTTGAAGACTTTATAATTCACAACTCTATTGATCCTATGATAATAGTGAAAACTCATAAAAAGAATAAAGCAAGCTACAATCTCTTTTTAAATTATTATCAGTTTTTATTAAAATTAAAAGAAACAGAACAGGTATTAAATAAATACGAAGATCAGATACTAACTATGTTATCTCAGGAAATTCTAAACGGCAAAAGGCTGCATGAGATCCTATTGCTTGAATTATTAGTGGAAAAAGACCAAGTCACGCTGGGCACTTACGAGCAATCTGTAAAATCCCATAACTGTACGGTCAATTCGGACACTTTTGCTTCGGTAGAGCGCATCTTAGGTTTAAGCTTTTTCAACCAAGGTCCACGTAAAAAATATGGCAATAAACCACTTGTGGTCTTTGGAGAAAGCAGCATCTATTTTAATGAAGATATTCAAGAAAGCTTAAAGAAGAATACGAGCTTCCGAAAAATGTTTGTTGATCTAATAGTGAGTGCTAAAGAATTGAGCAAAAGCTACGAATGTAATCGTGCTTTAACACTTTATAAAAAATACACGCGTAAAGATGCGTGCCGTTTATTAAACTGGTCAAGCGATGAAAGCTCCACGATTTATGGCTATAAAACAAAGCACGG is part of the Planococcus kocurii genome and encodes:
- a CDS encoding (deoxy)nucleoside triphosphate pyrophosphohydrolase — encoded protein: MKIKNIHVVGAVIKDGNKILCAQRGMEKSLPGLWEFPGGKIEETETPQAALRREIQEEMHCQVEIGEQVEHTVYKYDFGIVHLTTFYCQLVEGTPVLTEHIAIEWLEAHELEQLEWAPADIPAIQKLKQYA
- a CDS encoding DUF3427 domain-containing protein, which codes for MNFLQNLEDSLYKGFIDQAKPSGERFKPTLLINNTKTNDTVLNSITEELDSCQSFLFSVAFVTESGLATLKTHLSDLDRKGIKGRILTSTFLNFNQPKVFKELMKINNVEVRLSNIKGFHSKGYIFSHETHQTLIVGSSNLTAQALQVNYEWNVKLSSHENGELVHHFYQQFEEVWESAQPLTEQWITNYEQSYVPIEYRKELKNIAEFPEVYTENPLKEAINIKPNKMQEAALQQIQSVREAGNDKGLVISATGTGKTYLSAFDVRSFAPKRMLFIVHREQILQKAKSDFIRILGGVESDFGILSGNLRETDARYLFATIQTISKEATLNQLDPQAFDYILIDEVHKAGAKSYQKVIEHFQPNFLMGMTATPERTDDFNIYELFDYNVAYEIRLQEALEEDMLCPFHYFGVTDVEYEEGVIDEATVFSKLITEERVDHLLQKINYYGHSGEKVRGLMFCSRKEEAIKLSEELNRRGLKTVALTGQNSQEERILHVDRLENGIIDYILTVDIFNEGIDIPSVNQVVMLRQTQSSIIFIQQLGRGLRKHGSKEFVTIIDFIGNYKNNYLIPVALSGERSQNKDNIRRRMKDTSYIRGISTVNFEEIAKNRIFSSISQSKLVNIKILREAYFELKNRLGKIPRFEDFIIHNSIDPMIIVKTHKKNKASYNLFLNYYQFLLKLKETEQVLNKYEDQILTMLSQEILNGKRLHEILLLELLVEKDQVTLGTYEQSVKSHNCTVNSDTFASVERILGLSFFNQGPRKKYGNKPLVVFGESSIYFNEDIQESLKKNTSFRKMFVDLIVSAKELSKSYECNRALTLYKKYTRKDACRLLNWSSDESSTIYGYKTKHGSCPIFVTYHKNDEVESSVAYTEGFISPEIFKWSTRSNRTLASGEVKTIIDAAENNIDLHLFIKKDDDEGGDFYYLGQALPDKENIEQALMTDKNLKEIPVVHMHLALENTVESKLYHYITSEEN